One Halobaculum sp. CBA1158 DNA segment encodes these proteins:
- a CDS encoding winged helix-turn-helix domain-containing protein translates to MTDDEPTTGTDVPPTDTDDAPDWEFSERDVAILEEVAADPGVSSRELAALLAEEYDIDVSHVTVSETLRKMREAGVFREAIVPNERYYVFGLFEFKFDPSHFADSWREAMTYIRDDPHTLLYFLSDGEYQWKSVMMFPTREAQSRWIHGFYKAHGAVVSNLRNHVVHNVLKFRTDPEIFRSLREE, encoded by the coding sequence ATGACCGACGACGAACCCACGACCGGCACGGACGTGCCGCCGACCGACACCGACGACGCCCCCGACTGGGAGTTCTCCGAACGCGACGTCGCCATCCTGGAGGAAGTCGCCGCCGACCCGGGCGTCTCCTCGCGGGAACTCGCCGCGCTCCTGGCCGAGGAGTACGACATCGACGTGTCGCACGTCACCGTCAGCGAGACGCTCCGGAAGATGCGCGAGGCGGGGGTGTTTCGCGAGGCGATCGTCCCGAACGAGCGCTACTACGTGTTCGGCCTGTTCGAGTTCAAGTTCGACCCGTCGCACTTCGCCGACAGTTGGCGCGAGGCGATGACGTACATCCGCGACGACCCGCACACCCTGCTGTACTTCCTCTCGGACGGCGAGTACCAATGGAAGTCGGTGATGATGTTCCCGACCCGGGAGGCCCAGTCGCGGTGGATACACGGGTTCTACAAGGCCCACGGCGCGGTCGTCTCGAACCTCCGAAACCACGTCGTCCACAACGTCCTGAAGTTCCGGACCGACCCCGAGATATTCCGGAGCCTGCGCGAGGAGTAG
- a CDS encoding SDR family NAD(P)-dependent oxidoreductase: protein MSDLVDRFSLDGEVAVVTGASSGIGRAIAEAFAADGADVVICSREQGNVDPVAEAITERDGGRALAVECDVTDRDAVDALVEATVDEFGGLDVLVNNAGASFMAPFEDISENGWDTVVDINLGGTFQCTQAAGEHLAEDGGAVVNLASVAGQRAAEYMSHYGAAKAGVINLTETLALEWAGRDVRVNCIAPGFVATPGVEQQMGVSADAVDRDAVDRRIGTSEEIADIARFLASDAASYMTGETVAAQGVPQGEQMPQQ from the coding sequence GTGAGCGACCTCGTCGACCGCTTCTCGCTCGACGGCGAGGTCGCGGTCGTCACCGGCGCGTCCAGCGGGATCGGTCGGGCGATCGCCGAGGCGTTCGCCGCCGACGGCGCGGACGTGGTGATCTGCTCGCGCGAACAGGGGAACGTCGACCCGGTCGCCGAGGCGATCACCGAGCGGGACGGCGGTCGCGCGCTCGCCGTCGAGTGCGACGTGACGGACCGCGACGCCGTCGACGCGCTGGTCGAGGCGACCGTCGACGAGTTCGGCGGCCTGGACGTGCTCGTCAACAACGCGGGCGCGTCGTTCATGGCACCGTTCGAAGACATCTCCGAGAACGGCTGGGACACAGTCGTCGACATCAACCTCGGCGGAACGTTCCAGTGTACGCAGGCAGCGGGCGAGCACCTCGCGGAGGACGGCGGCGCGGTCGTCAACCTCGCCAGCGTCGCGGGCCAGCGCGCCGCGGAGTACATGAGCCACTACGGCGCGGCGAAGGCGGGCGTGATCAACCTCACGGAGACGCTCGCGCTGGAGTGGGCCGGCCGCGACGTGCGGGTCAACTGCATCGCTCCCGGCTTCGTGGCGACGCCGGGCGTCGAACAGCAGATGGGGGTCTCCGCCGACGCGGTCGATCGCGACGCGGTCGATCGCCGGATCGGCACGAGCGAGGAGATCGCCGACATCGCGCGGTTCCTCGCCAGCGACGCCGCCTCCTACATGACCGGCGAGACGGTCGCCGCGCAGGGCGTTCCGCAGGGCGAGCAGATGCCCCAGCAGTAG
- a CDS encoding MarR family transcriptional regulator: protein MRYKREATRYRILAEIAERQPAVSQREIADAIGITAQAVSEHLGDLVEGGYVDREGRGRYRVTKEGVDWLITRTDELREYLDHVAGDVIGDVEVETAIADAAIDDGDRVALSMREGVLHASPAPSAGDGGGGGDSGSATAVAVTAAEAGQDVGVADFEGVVDYELGAVTAVAVPSVRDGGSRAVDADRLATLADGADLLVAAGTEALAAVRRADREPDARFGTADAVREAAMRGLDVLLVAVAGDLSAHADGLRETAVDYEVVDAAVADE, encoded by the coding sequence CTGCGGTACAAGCGCGAGGCGACGCGCTACCGGATCCTGGCTGAGATCGCCGAGCGTCAGCCCGCCGTGAGCCAGCGCGAGATCGCCGACGCCATCGGTATCACCGCGCAGGCCGTCTCCGAACACCTCGGTGACCTCGTCGAGGGCGGGTACGTCGACCGCGAGGGTCGCGGTCGCTATCGAGTGACGAAAGAGGGCGTCGACTGGCTCATCACCCGGACGGACGAGCTTCGCGAGTATCTCGATCACGTCGCCGGCGACGTGATCGGCGACGTGGAGGTCGAGACCGCCATCGCCGACGCCGCGATCGATGACGGCGACCGCGTCGCACTTTCGATGCGCGAGGGGGTGCTCCACGCGTCGCCCGCGCCGTCGGCCGGCGACGGCGGCGGAGGCGGTGACAGCGGGTCGGCGACCGCGGTCGCGGTGACGGCCGCGGAGGCCGGGCAGGACGTCGGCGTCGCGGACTTCGAGGGCGTCGTCGACTACGAACTCGGCGCGGTGACGGCGGTCGCCGTGCCGTCGGTGCGCGACGGCGGGAGTCGCGCGGTCGACGCCGACCGCCTCGCGACGCTGGCCGACGGCGCGGACCTGCTCGTGGCCGCCGGCACGGAAGCGCTGGCGGCCGTCCGGCGCGCGGATCGCGAGCCCGACGCCCGCTTCGGGACGGCCGACGCGGTCCGCGAGGCGGCGATGCGCGGGCTCGACGTGCTGTTGGTGGCCGTCGCCGGCGACCTCTCGGCGCACGCCGACGGCCTCCGCGAGACCGCCGTCGACTACGAGGTCGTCGACGCCGCCGTCGCCGACGAGTGA
- a CDS encoding DsbA family protein, whose protein sequence is MTTDANAADRAADATDESETSSQDETEDSVAIYSDFVCPFCYLGRASLQQYRADRDERGLPDLEVEWRFFDLRGHKRDPDGEIRDDVDDGKDEDYYDQVRENVERLREEYDADAMLEFDEVHDADSWDAQQVALAVKESESYDDETFRALYDALLDAHWEEGREIDDRDTLVEIAESVGVDADDVRAAVADDALSEELETRFEEARQRGVTGVPTFTADGHAARGAVPPAHLRRLLEGV, encoded by the coding sequence ATGACCACGGACGCGAACGCCGCCGATCGAGCAGCCGACGCCACCGACGAGTCGGAAACCAGCTCCCAGGACGAAACGGAGGACAGCGTCGCGATCTACTCGGATTTCGTCTGCCCGTTCTGTTATCTCGGGCGGGCGTCGCTGCAGCAGTACCGGGCCGACCGCGACGAGCGGGGGCTGCCCGACCTCGAGGTGGAGTGGCGGTTCTTCGACCTCCGAGGCCACAAGCGCGATCCCGACGGGGAGATCCGCGACGACGTGGACGACGGCAAGGACGAGGACTACTACGACCAGGTCCGCGAGAACGTCGAGCGCCTGCGCGAGGAGTACGACGCCGACGCGATGCTCGAGTTCGACGAGGTCCACGACGCCGACTCGTGGGACGCACAGCAGGTCGCGCTGGCGGTGAAGGAGTCGGAGTCGTACGACGACGAGACGTTCCGTGCGCTGTACGACGCCCTGCTCGACGCCCACTGGGAGGAGGGCCGAGAGATCGACGACCGCGACACGCTCGTCGAGATCGCCGAGTCCGTCGGCGTCGACGCCGACGACGTACGCGCCGCCGTGGCGGACGACGCGCTGTCCGAGGAGTTGGAGACCCGGTTCGAGGAGGCTCGACAGCGCGGCGTCACCGGGGTTCCGACGTTCACGGCCGACGGGCACGCCGCCCGGGGGGCGGTCCCGCCCGCGCATCTCCGTCGCCTGCTCGAGGGCGTCTGA
- a CDS encoding zinc ribbon domain-containing protein, with protein MNLSRFTRPTGPKRPWLAGVLALAVTGLGHAYLRRWLRGFGWLAVTYAAALLLVPPEAIEALAAGDPSADPTQVLPPLIVIVASAVDAYVLARRTRSNAVHVSAAEFEEAAAGGEAAEQPACPSCGRELDADLDFCPWCSTELDRPGPNGPGGDGGG; from the coding sequence ATGAACCTCTCTCGTTTCACGCGCCCGACGGGCCCGAAGCGGCCCTGGCTCGCCGGGGTGCTGGCGCTCGCCGTGACCGGCCTCGGCCACGCGTACCTCCGGCGCTGGCTGCGGGGCTTCGGCTGGCTCGCGGTGACGTACGCCGCCGCCCTCCTGTTGGTGCCGCCGGAGGCGATCGAGGCGCTGGCCGCCGGCGACCCGAGCGCGGACCCGACTCAGGTGCTCCCGCCGCTGATCGTGATCGTCGCGAGCGCGGTCGACGCGTACGTGCTCGCCCGTCGGACGCGCTCGAACGCGGTCCACGTCTCGGCGGCCGAGTTCGAGGAGGCGGCCGCCGGCGGCGAGGCCGCCGAGCAGCCCGCGTGCCCCTCCTGCGGGCGGGAACTCGACGCCGACCTCGACTTCTGTCCGTGGTGCTCGACGGAACTCGACCGTCCGGGGCCGAACGGACCCGGCGGCGACGGCGGCGGGTAG
- the mutS gene encoding DNA mismatch repair protein MutS, with protein MTTDAGGIVGEFLSLKESTDADVLAMQCGDFYEFFAEDAELVADELDLKMSQKSSHGSSYPMAGVPLSELTPYLTALVERGYRVAVAEQYETDDGHAREIERVVSPGTVIDPDGAAARWLAAVEHDRAGERPWGLALAEVTTGRFHAAALEDLDAVRAELHRFAPVELLPGPGVRDDDARLAELRDGTDARLTLHEAEAFAPGRARHRLGDQFGTQALAAVGLDADPAVAAAGAVLHYVEETGAGVLASMTRLGGLDPGGRVALDATTQRNLELVETMQGERDGTLLSTLDHTETAAGSRLLREWLTRPRRDREELERRGAAVEAFASAALARDRLLDALDGTADLERLAARATSGSAGPRDLAAVREALGRLPELASAIDGTELADSPVPDVLARPDQGAARELHDDLAAALAADPPGSIGGDGGVIARGYDEELDGLVTEYEEAVEWLDGLAEREKRRHDLSHVTVDRNKTDGYYIQVGKSVASEVPDHYREIKTLKNSKRFVTDELAERERTVLRMEERREELERRIFEEVRDRVAGDAELLQDVGRALAELDALAALGHHAAANDWTRPEFTDGDELHIEAGRHPVVEQTTEFVPNDLRLDRERGFLIVTGPNMSGKSTYMRQCALISLLAQAGSFVPADSATLPLVDGVYTRVGALDELAQGRSTFMVEMQELSNILHSATEDSLVILDEVGRGTATYDGISIAWAATEYLHNEVRAKTLFATHYHELTALAEHLPRVANVHVAVDGEPSSPSSSGTSSRTAEERDGVRGSEAPASQPETPRVSGDDVTFLRRVREGPTDRSYGVHVADLAGVPDPVVGRADEVLDRLRAEKAIEARGSDAAGDDDADTEQAVFDLSAGEFVAEGDDRDDDADATTDAAGRSGTVAGNGTAAATSGREAADDAAGNGPGDAVDGGPTRDPAAAAVLDEIRETDVNETAPVELLTKLQEWQARLEEE; from the coding sequence ATGACGACCGACGCCGGCGGCATCGTGGGCGAGTTCCTCTCGCTGAAGGAGTCCACGGACGCGGACGTGCTCGCGATGCAGTGCGGCGACTTCTACGAGTTCTTCGCCGAGGACGCCGAACTCGTCGCCGACGAACTCGACCTCAAGATGTCCCAGAAGTCGAGCCACGGCTCCTCGTACCCGATGGCCGGCGTCCCCCTCTCGGAGCTGACCCCGTACCTGACGGCGCTCGTCGAGCGGGGGTATCGGGTCGCCGTCGCCGAGCAGTACGAGACCGACGACGGTCACGCCCGCGAGATCGAGCGCGTCGTCTCCCCCGGCACCGTGATCGACCCCGACGGGGCGGCCGCCCGCTGGCTCGCCGCCGTCGAGCACGACCGCGCGGGCGAGCGCCCGTGGGGGCTCGCGCTCGCGGAGGTGACGACCGGCCGCTTCCACGCGGCCGCGCTGGAGGACCTCGACGCCGTGCGGGCCGAACTCCACCGCTTCGCGCCGGTCGAACTGCTCCCGGGACCCGGCGTCCGCGACGACGACGCCCGACTCGCGGAGCTCCGGGACGGAACGGACGCTCGACTCACGCTCCACGAGGCGGAGGCGTTCGCGCCCGGCCGCGCCCGCCACCGCCTCGGCGACCAGTTCGGGACGCAGGCGCTCGCGGCGGTCGGGCTCGACGCCGACCCCGCCGTCGCCGCGGCGGGCGCGGTGTTGCACTACGTCGAAGAGACGGGCGCGGGCGTCCTCGCGTCGATGACACGCCTCGGCGGGCTGGACCCCGGTGGACGCGTCGCGCTCGACGCGACGACCCAGCGTAACCTCGAACTCGTGGAGACGATGCAGGGGGAGCGCGACGGCACGCTTCTGTCGACGCTGGATCACACCGAGACGGCCGCCGGGAGCCGGCTGTTGCGCGAGTGGCTCACCCGCCCGCGACGCGACCGCGAGGAGTTGGAGCGCCGGGGCGCGGCCGTGGAGGCGTTCGCGAGCGCCGCCCTCGCTCGCGACCGCCTGCTCGACGCGCTCGACGGCACCGCCGACCTGGAACGACTCGCGGCCCGGGCGACCAGCGGATCGGCGGGCCCGCGCGACCTTGCGGCCGTCCGCGAGGCGCTGGGGAGGCTCCCGGAGCTCGCGTCGGCCATCGACGGCACCGAACTCGCCGACTCACCTGTGCCGGACGTGCTCGCGCGTCCCGACCAGGGGGCCGCACGCGAGCTTCACGACGACCTGGCGGCGGCGCTCGCGGCGGACCCACCGGGGAGTATCGGCGGCGACGGCGGCGTGATCGCCCGCGGCTACGACGAGGAACTGGACGGGCTGGTGACAGAGTACGAGGAGGCCGTCGAGTGGCTCGACGGGCTCGCCGAGCGCGAGAAGCGTCGGCACGACCTGAGTCACGTCACGGTCGACCGCAACAAGACGGACGGCTACTACATTCAGGTGGGGAAGTCCGTCGCGAGCGAGGTCCCGGACCACTACCGCGAGATCAAGACGCTGAAGAACTCCAAGCGGTTCGTCACCGACGAACTCGCCGAGCGCGAGCGGACGGTCCTCCGGATGGAGGAGCGCCGCGAGGAACTGGAGCGGCGCATCTTCGAGGAGGTCCGCGACCGGGTCGCCGGCGACGCCGAACTCCTGCAGGACGTGGGCCGCGCGCTCGCCGAACTGGACGCGCTGGCCGCGCTGGGCCACCACGCCGCCGCCAACGACTGGACGCGCCCCGAGTTCACAGACGGCGACGAGCTTCACATCGAGGCGGGGCGACACCCCGTCGTCGAGCAGACGACGGAGTTCGTGCCCAACGACCTCCGGTTGGACCGCGAGCGCGGATTCCTCATCGTGACGGGGCCGAACATGAGCGGGAAGTCGACGTACATGCGCCAGTGTGCGCTGATATCGCTGCTCGCGCAGGCCGGTTCGTTCGTCCCCGCCGACTCGGCGACGCTCCCGCTCGTCGACGGCGTGTACACCCGCGTCGGCGCGCTCGACGAACTCGCCCAGGGGCGGTCGACGTTCATGGTCGAGATGCAGGAGCTGTCGAACATCCTCCACTCGGCCACGGAGGACTCGCTGGTGATCCTCGACGAGGTCGGCCGCGGCACGGCCACGTACGACGGCATCTCCATCGCCTGGGCGGCGACCGAGTACCTCCACAACGAGGTGCGCGCGAAGACGCTGTTCGCGACGCACTACCACGAACTGACCGCCCTGGCCGAGCACCTCCCCCGGGTCGCGAACGTCCACGTCGCCGTCGACGGCGAACCGAGTTCGCCGTCTTCAAGCGGGACTTCGTCCCGCACCGCCGAGGAGCGCGACGGCGTTCGCGGGAGCGAAGCTCCCGCGAGCCAACCAGAAACGCCCCGCGTTTCTGGTGACGACGTGACGTTCCTGCGTCGCGTGCGAGAGGGGCCGACGGACCGGAGCTACGGCGTCCACGTCGCCGACCTCGCGGGCGTGCCCGACCCGGTCGTCGGGCGCGCGGACGAGGTGCTCGACCGCCTGCGCGCGGAGAAGGCTATCGAGGCGAGAGGGTCGGACGCCGCCGGCGACGACGACGCTGACACCGAACAGGCGGTGTTCGACCTCTCGGCCGGCGAGTTCGTCGCGGAGGGCGACGACCGCGACGACGACGCGGACGCGACCACCGACGCCGCGGGTCGGTCGGGGACCGTCGCGGGCAACGGCACAGCGGCCGCGACGTCCGGCCGCGAGGCCGCAGACGACGCCGCCGGCAACGGACCGGGCGACGCCGTCGACGGCGGACCGACCCGCGACCCGGCGGCCGCGGCGGTCCTCGACGAGATCCGCGAGACCGACGTGAACGAGACGGCCCCGGTCGAACTGCTGACGAAGCTTCAGGAGTGGCAGGCGCGCCTCGAGGAGGAGTGA
- a CDS encoding ferritin-like domain-containing protein, whose translation MTDSRRGSNATDDTTSDRLSRRRFTGALAAAGAVGLAGCSGTDGEATTGEPTDEMDTPMDTPTETEAGTETDEPTEEPAPNPDVDVLNYALTLEHLENAFYREGLAEFSDDEIMMADSLSEFGETLRMQVPEYLALAGEHEAAHVDAISATIEDLGGTPVGEADYDFGYSTPSEFLATAGALENTGVAAYTGAAGAIKANAVLGAAAGIQSVEARHASFLNVINGEMPYPAGVEEAASVEEVFEIAGQFITSEVSSPAPLDGEDEPTAERKADDDTSDVDVLNYALTLEHLENAFYREGLAEFSDDELMNASALSEYGETLRMTVPDRLRTAGAHEAAHVDAIADTVEQLGGTPVEEAEYDFGYTNPSEFLGVARALENTGVSAYAGQAGTVSADAVFDAAVGIHAVEARHASFLNELNVESPFPMAVDEPRTMEEVTEIAGQFIVEE comes from the coding sequence ATGACGGACTCACGACGCGGCTCGAACGCGACCGACGACACGACCTCGGATCGACTCTCCCGCCGCCGCTTCACCGGCGCGCTCGCGGCCGCCGGGGCCGTGGGGCTCGCCGGCTGTTCCGGCACCGACGGCGAGGCGACGACCGGGGAGCCGACCGACGAGATGGACACGCCGATGGACACGCCCACGGAGACCGAGGCGGGGACGGAGACGGACGAGCCCACCGAGGAGCCGGCCCCGAACCCGGACGTGGACGTGTTGAACTACGCGCTGACGCTGGAGCACCTGGAGAACGCCTTCTACCGCGAGGGGCTCGCGGAGTTCTCCGACGACGAGATCATGATGGCCGACTCGCTGTCGGAGTTCGGGGAGACGCTGCGGATGCAGGTGCCGGAGTACCTCGCGCTGGCCGGCGAGCACGAGGCGGCCCACGTCGACGCCATCTCGGCGACGATCGAGGACCTCGGCGGCACCCCCGTCGGTGAGGCCGACTACGACTTCGGCTACTCGACCCCCTCGGAGTTCCTCGCGACCGCCGGAGCCCTCGAGAACACCGGCGTCGCCGCCTACACCGGCGCGGCCGGGGCGATCAAGGCGAACGCGGTGCTGGGCGCGGCCGCCGGCATCCAGAGCGTCGAGGCGCGCCACGCCTCCTTCCTGAACGTCATCAACGGCGAGATGCCGTACCCCGCGGGTGTCGAGGAGGCCGCGAGCGTCGAGGAGGTCTTCGAGATCGCCGGACAGTTCATCACCAGCGAGGTCTCCTCGCCGGCACCCCTGGACGGCGAGGACGAGCCGACGGCCGAGCGGAAGGCCGACGACGACACCAGCGACGTGGACGTGTTGAACTACGCGCTGACGCTGGAGCACCTGGAGAACGCCTTCTACCGCGAGGGGCTCGCGGAGTTCTCCGACGACGAACTGATGAACGCGAGCGCGCTGTCGGAGTACGGCGAGACGCTCCGGATGACCGTGCCCGACCGGCTCCGGACCGCGGGCGCACACGAGGCGGCCCACGTCGACGCCATCGCCGACACGGTCGAGCAGTTGGGCGGCACGCCCGTCGAGGAGGCCGAGTACGACTTCGGCTACACGAACCCCTCGGAGTTCCTCGGGGTCGCCCGCGCGCTGGAGAACACCGGCGTCTCGGCGTACGCCGGACAGGCGGGCACGGTCTCTGCCGATGCGGTCTTCGACGCCGCCGTCGGCATCCACGCGGTCGAGGCGCGCCACGCCTCGTTCCTCAACGAGTTGAACGTCGAGTCGCCGTTCCCGATGGCGGTCGACGAGCCGCGGACGATGGAGGAGGTCACCGAGATCGCCGGCCAGTTCATCGTCGAGGAGTGA
- a CDS encoding PAS domain-containing sensor histidine kinase, which yields MYGSEELLALLDNAHDKIVVIDDDGTFRYANAATERVIGFEPEELLGTVSFEYVHPDDRDRVRSTFEGLVADEDGATAEVEYRHRTADGEYVWLRSRIANSADERLDGYVVSSTDVSKRRQAEADREEIQSRLREIAANTTEVLWMFDADWSELLFVNDAYEDLWGMSVDELREDPRAFLEGIHPDDRRQVRAAMRELSAGEAVDIEYRIGPDIGYRRWVWVQGRPVFEDGEAVRVTGFVRDVTDRRRREQHLRVIGRLLRHNLRNDLNVIIGQVELLHQRGEVPTDATLESLLDTAESLLDTADKERVIVETLAENEELVRVDLAETVRLAARRVGEDHPNATVSIDIEAGHVVLALPDLVVAVEELLTNAVSHAGTDEPVVSVSAVEEGDLTGIVVADEGPPIPRDEYAVLVGERDIDRLSHGSGLGLWLVHWIAELSNGEVRFEHGPDGGNRVTLLFRRSADEERETRD from the coding sequence ATGTACGGCTCCGAGGAGCTGTTGGCGTTACTCGACAACGCCCACGACAAGATCGTCGTCATCGACGACGACGGGACCTTTCGATACGCCAACGCCGCCACCGAGCGCGTCATCGGTTTCGAACCGGAGGAGCTCCTCGGGACTGTCAGCTTCGAGTACGTACACCCGGACGACCGCGATCGGGTGCGGTCGACGTTCGAGGGCCTCGTCGCCGACGAGGACGGCGCGACCGCGGAGGTCGAGTACCGTCACCGCACAGCTGACGGGGAGTACGTCTGGCTGCGGAGCCGCATCGCGAACTCGGCCGACGAGCGCCTCGACGGCTACGTCGTCAGCTCGACGGACGTGAGCAAGCGCCGCCAGGCCGAGGCCGATCGCGAGGAGATCCAGTCGCGGCTGCGGGAGATCGCCGCGAACACGACCGAGGTGTTGTGGATGTTCGACGCCGACTGGTCGGAGTTGCTGTTCGTCAACGACGCCTACGAGGACCTCTGGGGGATGTCGGTCGACGAACTCCGTGAGGATCCGCGCGCGTTCCTCGAGGGAATCCACCCGGACGATCGCCGACAGGTTCGGGCGGCGATGCGGGAGCTCTCGGCCGGCGAGGCGGTCGACATCGAGTACCGGATCGGCCCCGACATCGGCTATCGGCGCTGGGTCTGGGTGCAGGGCCGCCCCGTGTTCGAGGACGGCGAAGCCGTCCGCGTCACCGGCTTCGTCCGCGACGTAACCGATCGGCGACGCCGCGAGCAACACCTCCGCGTGATCGGTCGACTCCTCCGGCACAACCTCCGCAACGACCTCAACGTGATCATCGGGCAGGTCGAACTCCTGCACCAGCGCGGCGAGGTGCCGACTGACGCCACCCTCGAGTCGCTGCTCGACACCGCCGAGTCGCTGCTCGACACCGCGGACAAGGAACGCGTCATCGTCGAGACGCTCGCCGAAAACGAGGAACTCGTCCGCGTCGACCTGGCGGAGACGGTTCGGCTCGCCGCCAGACGGGTCGGCGAGGACCACCCGAACGCGACCGTGTCGATCGACATCGAGGCCGGACACGTGGTGCTCGCGCTTCCCGACCTCGTCGTCGCCGTAGAGGAGCTGTTGACGAACGCGGTGTCCCACGCCGGGACCGACGAGCCGGTCGTATCGGTGTCGGCCGTCGAGGAGGGCGATCTGACCGGGATCGTCGTCGCCGACGAGGGGCCGCCGATCCCGAGAGACGAGTACGCCGTCCTGGTCGGCGAGCGCGATATCGACCGCCTCAGCCACGGGTCCGGCCTCGGGCTCTGGCTCGTCCATTGGATCGCGGAACTGTCCAACGGCGAGGTCCGATTCGAGCACGGACCGGACGGCGGAAACCGGGTCACGCTGCTGTTTCGCCGGTCGGCCGACGAGGAACGGGAGACGCGGGACTGA
- a CDS encoding Single-stranded DNA binding protein has protein sequence MDIDEHAEELASALGEDTAEVKRDLENLLEYSVPIDEAKQSVRRKYGGGGGGDDATPESVDIAEITTESGNITVTARVLTVGRRSIRYQGDDTVIREGELADETGRISYTAWQDFGFEAGDTVTIGNAGVREWEGEPELNVGQSSSVAMEQEALDVPYEVGGGRDLVDLAAGDRGRTVEAKVLEIEQRTIDGRDGETTIHSGVLGDETARLPFTDWQAREAVTEGAELRMEDVYVREFRGVPSVNLTEFTEVSPASVEVSDEAPRVDVAEAVASGGMYDVEVRGNVLEVRDGSGLIERCPDCGRLVQNGQCRSHGQVEPEDDLRIKAILDDGTATVTAILDRDLTEEIYGGTLEDALEAARDAMSREVVADEISETLVGREYRVRGHLSVDEYGANLDATEFAASDEDPRARAADLLAEVGA, from the coding sequence ATGGACATCGACGAACACGCCGAGGAGCTCGCCTCCGCCCTCGGCGAGGACACAGCGGAGGTCAAACGCGACTTGGAGAATCTCCTGGAGTACAGCGTCCCGATCGACGAGGCCAAGCAGTCCGTCCGCCGGAAGTACGGCGGCGGGGGCGGCGGCGACGACGCGACCCCCGAGTCCGTCGACATCGCTGAGATCACCACGGAGTCGGGCAACATCACCGTCACGGCGCGCGTGCTGACGGTCGGTCGGCGGTCGATCCGCTATCAGGGCGACGACACCGTCATCCGCGAGGGAGAACTCGCCGACGAGACCGGGCGGATCAGCTACACCGCCTGGCAGGACTTCGGCTTCGAGGCGGGCGACACCGTCACGATCGGCAACGCGGGCGTCCGCGAGTGGGAGGGCGAGCCCGAGCTCAACGTCGGGCAGTCCTCCTCGGTGGCGATGGAACAGGAGGCGCTCGACGTGCCGTACGAGGTGGGCGGCGGGCGCGACCTCGTCGACCTCGCGGCGGGCGACCGCGGCCGCACGGTCGAGGCGAAGGTGCTCGAGATCGAACAGCGCACCATCGACGGCCGCGACGGCGAGACGACGATCCACTCGGGCGTCCTCGGCGACGAGACCGCCCGGCTCCCGTTCACCGACTGGCAGGCCCGCGAGGCGGTCACAGAGGGCGCAGAGCTCCGCATGGAGGACGTGTACGTCCGGGAGTTCCGCGGCGTTCCCTCGGTGAACCTCACCGAGTTCACCGAGGTGTCGCCCGCGAGCGTCGAGGTGAGCGACGAGGCCCCGCGCGTCGACGTCGCCGAGGCGGTCGCCTCCGGCGGGATGTACGACGTCGAGGTGCGCGGCAACGTCCTCGAGGTCCGCGACGGCTCCGGCCTCATCGAGCGGTGTCCTGACTGCGGGCGGCTCGTCCAGAACGGCCAATGCCGCAGCCACGGCCAGGTCGAGCCCGAGGACGACCTCCGGATCAAGGCGATCCTCGACGACGGCACGGCGACCGTCACCGCGATCCTCGACCGCGACCTCACCGAGGAGATCTACGGCGGCACTCTGGAGGACGCCCTCGAGGCCGCCCGCGACGCGATGAGCCGCGAGGTCGTCGCCGACGAGATCAGCGAGACGCTCGTGGGACGCGAGTACCGCGTGCGCGGACACCTCTCGGTCGACGAGTACGGCGCGAACCTCGACGCGACGGAGTTCGCCGCCAGCGACGAGGACCCGAGGGCGCGTGCCGCCGACCTCCTCGCGGAGGTGGGCGCGTGA